The following coding sequences lie in one Yoonia sp. G8-12 genomic window:
- the dapD gene encoding 2,3,4,5-tetrahydropyridine-2,6-dicarboxylate N-succinyltransferase gives MSNAALETAIEAAWEARDTITSATTGETREAIEDTLNALDSGKLRVAERQDDGSWHVNQWAKKAVLLGFRIKDMEPQSGGPQGGGWWDKVDSKFKGWGADEWQAAGFRAVPNCVVRKSAYIAPGVVLMPSFVNLGAYVGEGTMVDTWATVGSCAQIGKNVHLSGGVGIGGVLEPMQAGPTIIEDNCFIGARSEVVEGCIVREGAVLGMGVFIGQSTKIVDRETGEVMYGEVPPYSVVVAGTMPSKNNINLYCAVIVKRVDERTRSKTAINELLRD, from the coding sequence ATGTCCAATGCTGCCCTTGAGACCGCAATCGAAGCCGCGTGGGAAGCCCGCGATACGATCACCTCTGCCACCACGGGCGAAACCCGTGAAGCGATTGAGGACACGCTGAACGCACTGGACAGCGGCAAATTGCGGGTGGCTGAACGTCAGGACGATGGCAGCTGGCATGTCAATCAGTGGGCCAAGAAGGCCGTGCTGCTGGGCTTTCGCATCAAGGATATGGAGCCCCAGTCTGGCGGCCCCCAAGGCGGCGGCTGGTGGGACAAGGTGGACAGCAAATTCAAGGGCTGGGGTGCGGATGAGTGGCAGGCCGCCGGATTTCGTGCGGTCCCCAACTGTGTGGTGCGCAAATCTGCCTATATCGCCCCCGGTGTGGTGCTGATGCCATCCTTCGTGAACCTTGGTGCCTATGTTGGCGAAGGCACGATGGTGGATACTTGGGCCACTGTCGGGTCATGTGCGCAGATCGGCAAGAACGTGCACCTGTCAGGTGGCGTAGGCATCGGCGGCGTGTTGGAACCGATGCAGGCAGGTCCCACGATCATCGAGGACAACTGTTTTATCGGTGCCCGTTCGGAAGTGGTCGAAGGCTGCATCGTGCGTGAAGGCGCTGTCCTTGGCATGGGGGTGTTCATCGGCCAGTCCACCAAGATTGTGGACCGCGAAACTGGTGAAGTCATGTATGGCGAAGTGCCGCCTTATTCGGTGGTTGTCGCAGGAACGATGCCGTCCAAGAATAACATCAATCTGTACTGTGCTGTAATCGTAAAGCGGGTGGACGAGCGGACACGTTCCAAGACCGCAATCAACGAATTGCTGCGTGACTAA
- the rnr gene encoding ribonuclease R: MTRIPSKSEILAWISENPTKTAKRDIAKAFGIKGAARIDLKRLLKELEEDGKLTKRRSSYRDAEELAPVAVLEVIEADADGDLFARPLEWTGEGAEPRILMMLRSSDPALGPGDRILGRLTVDKTEDHSHTARMIRRIGTNPLRILGVFRQESEGGRVLPIDKGADKQWTVAAGATGGAKDGELVEAEQAGPKGRMGLPKARIVARLGDPTAPRAVSLIAIHQHGIPDHFPDEAVAEADAAKPAGLKGRKDLRDLPLITIDPWDARDRDDACYVQPDPDPKNADGFIIWVAIADVAHYVASGSELDREARKRGNSTYFPDRVVPMLPDRLSGDLCSLHEGVERACLAVAMRIDAAGNKIDHAFHRGLMKSVASLNYQEVQDGVDGQPNDKVAPLLEPIIQPLYAAFAALMKARAQRQPLELDLPERQIVLDDAGKVSSVQFKERLDAHRLIEEFMVLANVAAAETLIAKKSPLLFRVHEEPSPEKLEALREVATAAGLVLAKGQVLKTMHLNKLLAGAEGTENDELINMATLRSMTQAYYSPDNFGHFGLALRAYAHFTSPIRRYSDLIVHRALIKAHGWGEDGLSPWDIEHLSETAQLISDTERRSMMAERDTTDRYLAAFLSDRIGAELTGRISGIAKFGVFVKLDETGADGMIPIRTLGREYFHYDAETQTLMGADTGMVIGLGQRVTVKLAEAAPVTGGLIVELITLEDRAVPRGPSKGRGKPPRRKMGSARKKAAKTARKVKRTRK; the protein is encoded by the coding sequence ATGACACGTATTCCTTCCAAGTCCGAAATCCTTGCATGGATTTCCGAGAACCCTACAAAGACCGCCAAACGCGATATCGCCAAGGCGTTCGGGATCAAGGGCGCGGCCCGTATTGATCTTAAACGTTTGCTCAAAGAGCTGGAAGAAGACGGCAAGCTGACAAAGCGGCGTAGTTCGTATCGCGATGCGGAAGAGCTGGCTCCTGTTGCGGTGCTTGAGGTAATTGAAGCGGACGCGGATGGCGATTTGTTTGCGCGCCCATTGGAATGGACGGGCGAAGGGGCAGAGCCGCGCATTTTGATGATGCTGCGCTCAAGCGATCCTGCCCTTGGCCCGGGCGATCGTATTCTGGGCCGTCTGACCGTTGATAAAACCGAGGACCACAGCCACACAGCGCGGATGATCCGCCGGATCGGCACCAACCCGTTGCGCATTCTGGGCGTGTTCCGGCAAGAATCAGAAGGGGGCCGCGTCCTGCCGATTGACAAGGGCGCGGATAAACAGTGGACCGTCGCCGCTGGTGCGACCGGCGGAGCCAAAGATGGCGAGTTGGTCGAAGCCGAACAGGCCGGCCCAAAGGGCCGCATGGGGCTGCCCAAAGCGCGCATCGTGGCCCGCCTTGGTGATCCGACAGCCCCGCGCGCGGTGTCTCTGATTGCCATCCACCAGCACGGCATTCCTGACCATTTCCCCGATGAAGCGGTGGCCGAGGCGGATGCGGCAAAGCCCGCCGGCCTCAAAGGTCGCAAAGATCTGCGTGATCTGCCACTGATCACCATCGACCCGTGGGATGCCCGTGACCGGGATGATGCTTGCTATGTCCAGCCCGATCCTGATCCCAAGAACGCGGACGGTTTCATCATCTGGGTCGCGATTGCCGATGTGGCGCATTACGTCGCCTCCGGTTCCGAATTGGACCGAGAGGCGCGCAAGCGCGGCAATTCCACCTATTTTCCGGATCGTGTGGTGCCGATGCTACCCGATCGACTCTCGGGTGACTTGTGTTCGTTGCACGAAGGGGTTGAGCGCGCCTGTCTGGCCGTCGCCATGCGGATTGATGCGGCGGGCAACAAGATTGACCACGCCTTTCACCGTGGGTTGATGAAATCTGTCGCCTCGCTGAATTACCAAGAGGTGCAGGACGGCGTTGACGGGCAACCCAATGACAAAGTGGCCCCGCTTTTGGAGCCGATCATTCAGCCGCTCTACGCCGCCTTCGCTGCCCTGATGAAAGCACGCGCACAGCGCCAACCACTGGAACTGGACTTGCCAGAGCGCCAGATTGTGCTGGATGACGCGGGCAAAGTCAGCTCGGTGCAGTTCAAAGAGCGGCTTGATGCGCACCGCTTGATCGAAGAATTCATGGTGCTGGCCAACGTCGCCGCCGCCGAGACGCTGATCGCCAAAAAATCGCCCCTGCTCTTCCGTGTCCACGAAGAGCCCAGCCCCGAGAAGCTTGAGGCACTGCGCGAGGTGGCAACCGCCGCGGGCCTTGTGCTGGCCAAGGGGCAGGTGTTGAAAACAATGCATCTGAACAAGCTGTTGGCAGGGGCCGAGGGTACAGAAAACGATGAGCTGATCAATATGGCCACGCTACGGTCCATGACGCAGGCCTATTACTCACCCGACAATTTCGGGCACTTCGGCCTCGCCCTGCGCGCCTATGCACATTTCACATCGCCCATCCGCCGCTATTCAGACCTGATTGTGCACCGCGCGCTGATCAAAGCACATGGCTGGGGCGAGGACGGGCTGAGCCCGTGGGATATCGAACATCTCTCGGAAACTGCTCAACTGATCAGTGACACCGAACGCCGTTCGATGATGGCAGAGCGTGACACCACCGACCGCTATTTGGCGGCGTTTCTATCGGACCGCATCGGTGCGGAATTGACCGGGCGGATCAGCGGGATTGCCAAGTTTGGCGTCTTTGTGAAGCTGGATGAAACCGGTGCCGATGGCATGATCCCGATCCGCACCTTGGGGCGCGAGTATTTCCACTATGACGCCGAGACCCAGACGTTAATGGGCGCCGATACCGGTATGGTGATCGGACTGGGGCAGCGGGTCACCGTGAAACTGGCCGAGGCTGCACCGGTGACCGGTGGTCTAATTGTCGAGTTGATCACATTGGAAGACCGTGCAGTGCCGCGCGGGCCCTCAAAGGGGCGGGGTAAACCGCCACGGCGCAAAATGGGATCAGCCCGTAAAAAGGCGGCCAAGACCGCACGCAAGGTCAAGCGGACGCGGAAGTAG
- a CDS encoding lytic murein transglycosylase, whose protein sequence is MHRRHFIATGLCALALPQGAVAQAAGFQNWIAGFRGRARSAGISDRTFNAAFANISYLPDSIERDRNQSEFVRPLADYMSTAVSDSRVSNGRDMVRRYGNVLAQIEARFDVEPQVVTAVWGMESNYGARRGDTPLISTLATLAYDGRRGAFFESQLIAALRILQNGDVAPSNMTGSWAGAMGHTQFIPTSYEAYAVDFTGDGRRDIWTDDPTDALASTAAYFRRFNWRKGQPWGVEVRLPQGFDFGQSGRTVTRSPADWAQRGVVGFDGRAVPNYGDATLATPTGAGGPAFMLFRNYDVISRYNNAEAYIIGVGHLSDRIRGAGPLQAAFPADERRLRSAERRELQQRLTDAGFSTGGVDGRIGPNSRAAIRAYQRIVGMPADGHPSMALLERLR, encoded by the coding sequence ATGCATCGCAGGCACTTTATCGCAACAGGGCTTTGTGCCCTTGCACTACCACAAGGCGCAGTAGCGCAGGCAGCCGGATTTCAGAACTGGATCGCGGGGTTTCGTGGGCGGGCGCGCAGCGCGGGGATTTCGGACCGCACCTTTAACGCGGCCTTCGCCAATATCAGCTATCTGCCCGACAGCATTGAACGGGACCGCAACCAATCTGAATTTGTGCGCCCTTTGGCCGACTATATGTCCACCGCCGTGTCCGACAGCCGCGTCAGCAATGGCCGCGATATGGTCCGGCGGTATGGCAATGTACTAGCCCAGATTGAGGCACGTTTTGATGTGGAACCCCAAGTCGTCACCGCCGTGTGGGGCATGGAAAGCAACTATGGCGCGCGACGCGGCGATACCCCATTGATTTCGACCCTTGCAACGCTGGCCTATGATGGCCGCCGTGGCGCGTTCTTTGAAAGCCAGTTGATCGCCGCCCTTCGGATTTTGCAAAACGGCGATGTCGCACCCAGCAATATGACCGGGTCATGGGCCGGGGCGATGGGCCACACCCAGTTTATCCCCACATCCTATGAGGCCTATGCCGTGGATTTCACAGGCGACGGGCGGCGCGATATCTGGACAGATGACCCGACGGATGCGCTGGCCTCGACCGCTGCGTATTTCCGCCGCTTTAACTGGCGCAAAGGCCAGCCTTGGGGTGTCGAGGTGCGTTTGCCGCAAGGCTTTGATTTTGGCCAAAGCGGACGGACCGTCACACGCAGCCCTGCCGATTGGGCCCAGCGCGGCGTCGTGGGCTTTGATGGGCGCGCGGTGCCCAATTATGGCGACGCAACACTGGCCACGCCGACAGGTGCAGGCGGCCCTGCGTTTATGCTGTTCCGAAACTATGATGTGATCAGCCGCTATAACAACGCCGAGGCCTACATCATCGGCGTCGGTCACCTGTCCGACCGCATCCGTGGTGCAGGGCCGTTACAAGCGGCCTTTCCCGCAGACGAGCGGCGCTTGCGCAGCGCAGAACGTCGCGAATTGCAGCAACGCCTGACTGATGCAGGGTTTTCGACAGGCGGTGTTGATGGGCGGATCGGGCCCAATAGCCGTGCAGCGATCCGTGCTTACCAACGTATTGTGGGCATGCCCGCCGATGGACACCCCTCGATGGCGCTACTTGAAAGGCTGCGTTGA
- a CDS encoding heme-dependent oxidative N-demethylase family protein, protein MPVILQNALPAAQSGAPRLPGTMPCDADDWLRVDEAYAAQMACRTALLSERPQAVLCESTQETGQEILTEALRVLPGLGFSVTGDVVICPDGREVRCDKAAPLHTLGHLVQEDICILEKQGDEHVMTSAVLCFPANWRLAEKIGRPLTGIHEPVDEYDDNIARRVQRLFDGVRVGKPLWRFNKLSYADADLHQPYKREVTDQMPFVRSERQCILRLPKTEAVIFTIHTYVVRP, encoded by the coding sequence ATGCCTGTGATCCTTCAAAACGCCCTGCCCGCCGCCCAATCCGGTGCGCCCCGCTTACCCGGGACAATGCCGTGTGATGCAGACGACTGGCTGCGCGTAGATGAGGCCTATGCCGCGCAAATGGCCTGTCGCACCGCGCTGTTGTCCGAACGCCCGCAGGCGGTTTTATGCGAGAGCACCCAGGAGACAGGCCAAGAGATACTGACTGAGGCTTTGCGCGTTCTGCCCGGTTTGGGGTTCTCTGTTACTGGTGATGTCGTGATTTGTCCGGACGGACGTGAAGTGAGGTGCGACAAGGCAGCGCCGCTGCACACCCTTGGTCACTTGGTGCAGGAAGATATCTGCATCCTCGAAAAACAAGGTGATGAGCATGTGATGACCAGCGCCGTCCTGTGCTTTCCTGCTAACTGGCGCTTGGCCGAAAAAATCGGGCGGCCCCTGACCGGTATTCACGAACCTGTCGATGAGTATGATGACAATATTGCCCGCCGTGTGCAGCGCCTTTTTGACGGGGTGCGCGTGGGCAAGCCGCTATGGCGGTTCAACAAACTGTCGTATGCCGATGCCGACCTGCATCAGCCCTATAAGCGGGAAGTGACTGATCAGATGCCTTTTGTACGATCCGAGCGGCAATGCATTCTGCGCCTGCCCAAGACTGAAGCCGTGATCTTCACAATCCATACTTATGTCGTGCGCCCATAG
- a CDS encoding RNA pyrophosphohydrolase — MTPEEIADLPYRPCVGIMLANPRGHVFVAQRKDRDTDAWQMPQGGVDKGENCRDAALRELEEETSIAPKLVTIETESAGLIRYDLPLDLVPNIWKGRYRGQEQKWYLMRFHGMDHDIDLNTATPEFTAWQWMAPEQLVDSIVPFKRAVYEQVLAEFGPKL, encoded by the coding sequence ATGACCCCTGAAGAAATCGCAGACCTGCCCTATCGCCCCTGTGTCGGCATCATGCTGGCCAATCCGCGGGGGCACGTTTTTGTGGCCCAACGCAAAGACCGTGACACCGACGCGTGGCAAATGCCCCAAGGTGGCGTGGACAAGGGTGAAAACTGCCGTGATGCGGCCCTGCGTGAGCTGGAAGAGGAAACCAGCATTGCCCCCAAGCTGGTAACAATTGAAACCGAGAGTGCGGGCCTGATCCGCTATGATCTGCCGCTCGATCTGGTGCCGAACATCTGGAAAGGGCGCTATCGCGGACAAGAGCAGAAGTGGTATCTGATGCGCTTTCACGGGATGGATCACGACATTGATCTGAACACAGCCACGCCCGAGTTCACCGCATGGCAATGGATGGCCCCCGAACAACTCGTGGACAGCATCGTGCCCTTCAAACGCGCAGTTTATGAACAGGTTTTGGCGGAGTTTGGCCCAAAGCTCTGA
- the dapE gene encoding succinyl-diaminopimelate desuccinylase produces the protein MPTDPVALTAALVRCPSVTPDEGGALVLLEDVLTKGGFTCTRVDRGGICNLYARWGRQGANRTFGFNGHTDVVPLGDEAAWTMPPFGAEIKDGFLYGRGATDMKSGVAAFAAAAIDFVQDTPPDGAVVLAITGDEEADALDGTTALLDWMKANNEAMSVCLVGEPTCPNVMGEAMKIGRRGSMTAFFTITGEQGHAAYPHRAKNPMPAMARLMDVLSSRVLDEGTEHFDPSSLQVLTIDTGNPATNVIPAQTKATVNIRFNDTHTGAALTSWMQEEADKVAADFGVKVDMRVKISGESFVTPPGDLSDLIGSAVEAETGRKPELSTSGGTSDARFVKDHCPVVEFGLVGKTMHQVDERVEVAQIDQLKAIYTRILTDYFA, from the coding sequence ATGCCGACAGATCCCGTAGCTTTGACCGCTGCCCTTGTGCGCTGCCCTTCCGTCACCCCCGATGAAGGCGGCGCGCTGGTGTTGCTTGAGGACGTGCTGACCAAGGGCGGATTCACCTGCACGCGTGTAGATCGAGGCGGAATTTGCAATCTTTACGCCCGTTGGGGGCGGCAAGGGGCCAACCGGACGTTTGGTTTTAACGGCCATACCGATGTCGTCCCTTTGGGGGATGAAGCCGCTTGGACCATGCCACCTTTCGGAGCCGAGATTAAGGACGGGTTTCTTTACGGCCGTGGTGCGACGGACATGAAATCCGGGGTTGCTGCTTTTGCCGCTGCGGCGATTGATTTTGTGCAGGATACACCCCCAGACGGGGCCGTGGTTCTGGCGATTACCGGTGACGAAGAGGCGGATGCGCTGGATGGCACGACCGCTCTGCTGGATTGGATGAAAGCCAATAATGAGGCGATGTCGGTCTGTCTGGTGGGCGAACCCACCTGCCCCAATGTAATGGGCGAGGCGATGAAAATCGGGCGGCGCGGGTCGATGACTGCGTTTTTCACGATCACCGGCGAACAGGGCCATGCGGCCTATCCGCACCGCGCCAAAAACCCGATGCCTGCGATGGCGCGCCTGATGGATGTGCTCTCGTCGCGTGTTCTGGATGAGGGGACTGAACATTTTGACCCGTCTTCACTGCAAGTGCTGACGATCGACACAGGCAACCCCGCCACAAACGTGATCCCTGCCCAGACCAAGGCCACCGTCAACATCCGCTTTAACGACACGCATACGGGCGCGGCGCTGACGTCCTGGATGCAGGAGGAGGCCGATAAGGTGGCTGCTGACTTTGGTGTCAAAGTTGATATGCGGGTAAAGATTTCCGGCGAAAGCTTTGTCACACCACCCGGCGATTTATCAGACCTGATCGGTAGTGCCGTGGAAGCCGAAACAGGGCGCAAACCGGAGCTGTCCACGTCGGGCGGCACATCGGATGCGCGGTTCGTGAAAGATCACTGCCCTGTCGTCGAATTCGGTTTGGTAGGCAAGACGATGCATCAGGTGGACGAAAGGGTCGAGGTAGCGCAGATCGACCAGTTGAAGGCAATCTATACCCGCATTTTGACAGACTATTTTGCGTAA
- a CDS encoding DUF1801 domain-containing protein → MKYPFASDKVASVFAAFAKTERDMALSLRDLIFDVAQTTPEAGEVEETLKWGQPSYLTPETKSGSTLRIGLAKGGGVAIFAHCGTDIISTYAATFDKMDQIEGNRAVVFQRANDIVPERLRFLVHHGLTYRLRKATSASA, encoded by the coding sequence ATGAAATATCCTTTTGCCAGCGACAAGGTTGCAAGTGTCTTTGCAGCTTTTGCTAAGACCGAGCGAGACATGGCCCTTTCTTTGCGCGATCTCATCTTTGACGTCGCCCAAACGACGCCAGAGGCGGGGGAGGTCGAGGAAACCCTGAAGTGGGGCCAGCCGTCCTACCTGACGCCTGAAACTAAGTCAGGCTCAACCCTGCGGATCGGGTTGGCGAAAGGTGGTGGAGTGGCGATTTTTGCCCATTGCGGCACGGATATCATCAGCACCTATGCTGCGACCTTCGATAAAATGGACCAGATTGAAGGCAATCGTGCAGTGGTTTTCCAGCGCGCAAATGACATTGTGCCCGAGCGTCTGAGGTTCTTGGTGCACCACGGCCTCACCTATCGTCTGCGCAAGGCTACTTCCGCGTCCGCTTGA
- a CDS encoding YrbL family protein → MIELNPEDRIAKGGGRDVYQHPDDDGLLVKIYRPKPKRFRLGAYFEAETWRYGRYREWYVEYKHYIACLNRRGNCPSYMPELRGFCDTSLGLGQLVQKISDEGSPTLSTTLKHLKKLQEISFEEIAPLVEQLFQDFGDDKVIFRDLTPSNICVLRDADNKPLRLVVVDGLGDFTYIPLRSYFDVAYRIWHKDEKSKLLAYLRD, encoded by the coding sequence ATGATTGAGCTCAATCCCGAAGACAGGATAGCCAAGGGTGGCGGGCGTGACGTTTATCAACACCCCGATGATGATGGTCTATTGGTCAAGATCTACAGACCTAAGCCAAAGAGATTTCGTTTGGGGGCCTATTTCGAAGCGGAAACATGGCGATATGGCCGCTATCGTGAATGGTATGTCGAATATAAACACTACATTGCCTGCCTGAACAGGCGCGGTAATTGCCCGTCCTACATGCCCGAATTACGCGGTTTTTGCGACACGTCCCTTGGACTTGGGCAGCTTGTTCAGAAAATAAGTGACGAAGGATCACCCACCCTTTCGACCACGTTAAAGCACCTCAAAAAGCTGCAAGAAATCAGCTTCGAAGAAATCGCCCCGCTCGTAGAGCAGCTTTTTCAGGATTTCGGCGATGACAAGGTCATTTTCAGAGATCTGACTCCCTCGAATATCTGCGTTTTGCGGGACGCAGACAATAAGCCGCTGCGTCTCGTGGTTGTTGATGGCTTGGGTGATTTTACGTACATCCCGCTGCGGTCATATTTTGATGTGGCTTATCGGATTTGGCACAAAGACGAGAAATCAAAGTTACTGGCATATTTGCGAGATTAA
- a CDS encoding TIGR00730 family Rossman fold protein has product MNQETRRHPMRDSGQDREAASHIPDTPQTRAPSYALAFADEDFMCREELRPVRLQLELLKPELLMDEANIDSTIVLFGGARIPDPDKKNTARTQTLADLSKYYEEARRFSQMITEKSLKSGGSEDVIVTGGGPGVMEAGNRGAQDAGGRSIGLNIVLPHEQAPNAYVTPELCFNFHYFAIRKMHFLMRASAVCVFPGGFGTLDEMFEALTLIQTGRMAQVPFLLFGESFWKKIINWEALAEAGTISADDLKLFRFVETAEDAVAALENWEGKGEKRGLIPGR; this is encoded by the coding sequence ATGAACCAAGAAACCCGACGCCACCCGATGCGCGACAGCGGCCAAGACCGCGAAGCGGCAAGCCATATTCCCGACACCCCGCAAACCCGCGCGCCGTCCTATGCACTGGCCTTTGCAGACGAAGATTTCATGTGCCGCGAAGAACTGCGCCCCGTGCGCCTCCAGCTTGAGTTGCTGAAGCCTGAGCTGTTGATGGATGAGGCAAACATCGATTCCACTATCGTTCTCTTTGGTGGCGCGCGCATTCCCGATCCCGACAAGAAAAATACGGCGCGGACGCAAACACTTGCGGATTTGTCGAAATACTACGAAGAGGCACGGCGCTTTTCCCAGATGATAACGGAAAAGTCGCTTAAATCCGGCGGTAGCGAGGACGTGATCGTGACAGGTGGCGGCCCCGGTGTGATGGAGGCAGGCAACCGCGGTGCGCAGGACGCGGGCGGGCGGTCGATTGGCCTCAATATCGTACTGCCGCATGAACAGGCGCCCAACGCCTATGTCACGCCCGAGCTTTGTTTCAACTTCCACTATTTCGCGATCCGAAAAATGCATTTCCTGATGCGCGCCTCTGCCGTTTGCGTGTTTCCGGGCGGTTTTGGCACGCTGGACGAAATGTTCGAGGCACTCACATTGATCCAGACGGGACGCATGGCGCAGGTGCCATTTTTGCTATTCGGTGAAAGCTTTTGGAAAAAGATCATCAATTGGGAAGCGCTCGCCGAAGCCGGCACGATTTCGGCGGATGATCTGAAACTCTTCCGCTTTGTCGAAACGGCAGAAGACGCGGTGGCCGCTTTGGAAAACTGGGAAGGCAAGGGCGAAAAGCGCGGCTTGATACCGGGACGCTAG